A stretch of Geomonas oryzisoli DNA encodes these proteins:
- a CDS encoding protein-glutamate methylesterase/protein-glutamine glutaminase — protein sequence MLTGSQKKIRVLVVDDSAFVRRAILRMFENSQEIEVVGVAANGESAVELARGLRPDVITLDVQMPVLDGLSALELIMKECPAPVIMFSCLTGKGGEKTMKALEIGAVDFIDKSSAGGAMDIGALAKELTGKIKVAAGVDLEKLRGAARKAGPALPSGKAVHSACTEVVVVGTSTGGPPALQQVLSRLEPPPCPVLIVQHMPAGFTTSLAARLDRNSALTVREASDGETVLAGNVYLAPAGWHMRLRRKDGALQVWLDPVPGGHLHCPSVDALFESAAEVCGGRALGVVLTGMGKDGAAGAEAIKKAGGRVVVETEQTAIVYGMPKAVAQAVSVDAQVPLFQVADTITAMV from the coding sequence TTGTTGACCGGATCGCAGAAAAAAATAAGGGTCCTGGTGGTGGACGACTCCGCCTTCGTGCGACGCGCGATCCTGCGGATGTTCGAGAACAGCCAGGAGATCGAGGTGGTCGGCGTCGCCGCCAACGGCGAGAGCGCTGTGGAGCTCGCCAGAGGGCTGCGCCCGGACGTGATCACCCTCGACGTGCAGATGCCGGTCCTGGACGGGCTTTCCGCGCTGGAGCTGATCATGAAGGAATGCCCCGCGCCGGTGATCATGTTCAGCTGCCTGACCGGCAAGGGGGGGGAGAAAACCATGAAGGCCCTCGAGATCGGGGCCGTTGACTTCATCGACAAGAGCTCTGCGGGAGGGGCCATGGACATCGGCGCCCTGGCCAAGGAGCTGACCGGCAAGATCAAGGTGGCGGCCGGGGTCGACCTGGAAAAGCTGCGCGGCGCGGCGCGCAAGGCCGGACCGGCGCTCCCTTCCGGGAAGGCGGTGCACAGCGCCTGCACCGAGGTGGTGGTCGTTGGGACCTCGACCGGAGGGCCTCCGGCGCTGCAACAGGTCCTGAGCCGGCTCGAGCCGCCTCCCTGCCCGGTCCTCATCGTGCAGCACATGCCGGCCGGTTTTACCACATCGCTGGCCGCGCGGCTGGACCGAAACAGCGCGCTGACGGTCAGGGAGGCGAGCGACGGCGAGACCGTGCTGGCGGGGAACGTCTACCTCGCGCCGGCGGGGTGGCACATGCGGCTGCGGCGCAAGGACGGCGCCCTCCAGGTCTGGCTCGACCCGGTGCCGGGCGGGCACCTGCACTGCCCGTCGGTCGACGCGCTCTTCGAGTCCGCCGCCGAGGTCTGCGGCGGCCGGGCCCTGGGGGTCGTGCTGACCGGCATGGGGAAGGACGGGGCCGCCGGCGCCGAGGCCATCAAGAAGGCGGGGGGGCGCGTCGTGGTGGAGACCGAGCAGACCGCCATCGTCTACGGCATGCCCAAGGCGGTCGCCCAAGCCGTCAGCGTGGATGCCCAGGTCCCCCTGTTCCAGGTCGCCGATACCATAACCGCCATGGTCTAG
- a CDS encoding CheR family methyltransferase: protein MTLAKIAMQADEFRLIREYVAESMGLVLEEGTQKGLAARLSPRLHELRLRSFAEYYSYLKFSPMRSAEVQRLVPLITNNETYFFREAAQLSVLVQEVLPALKEKKLAEGERTLRILSAGCSSGEEAYTLAMLLLESGGFSWDWDVRITGIDIDTRVLDAARQGSYGERAFWATEPHLVERYLKRQGDRYVVRDILRKWTSFTQANLLDLADSIGGERYDVILCRNVLIYFGDQTVQRVVDNFSALQGPGSYLFLGHSESLSRTQASYLPLRFPGAIIYQKRV from the coding sequence ATGACCCTTGCGAAGATCGCGATGCAGGCTGACGAATTCAGGCTGATCAGGGAGTACGTGGCGGAGTCGATGGGACTCGTGCTGGAGGAGGGGACGCAGAAGGGACTGGCCGCCCGGCTTTCTCCGCGGCTGCACGAGTTGCGGCTGAGAAGCTTTGCCGAGTATTACAGCTACCTCAAGTTCTCGCCGATGAGAAGCGCGGAGGTGCAGCGCCTGGTCCCCCTCATCACCAACAACGAAACCTACTTCTTCAGGGAGGCCGCGCAGCTCTCGGTCCTGGTGCAGGAGGTGCTGCCGGCGCTCAAGGAAAAGAAACTCGCCGAAGGGGAGCGCACGCTGCGCATCCTCTCGGCCGGCTGCTCGAGCGGCGAGGAGGCCTACACCCTCGCCATGCTCCTGTTGGAGTCGGGGGGCTTCTCCTGGGACTGGGACGTGCGCATAACCGGCATCGACATCGATACCCGCGTCCTGGACGCGGCCCGGCAGGGAAGCTACGGCGAGCGCGCCTTCTGGGCCACCGAGCCGCACCTGGTCGAGCGGTACCTGAAGCGCCAGGGCGACAGGTACGTGGTGCGGGACATCCTCAGGAAATGGACCAGCTTCACCCAGGCGAACCTGCTCGACCTGGCCGACAGCATCGGGGGGGAGCGGTACGACGTCATCCTGTGCCGCAACGTGCTGATCTACTTCGGCGACCAGACCGTCCAACGGGTGGTCGACAACTTCAGCGCGTTGCAGGGACCGGGATCCTACCTGTTCCTGGGGCACTCGGAGTCCCTGTCCCGGACCCAGGCGTCCTACCTGCCGCTTCGTTTCCCGGGCGCCATCATCTATCAGAAGAGGGTTTGA
- a CDS encoding HEAT repeat domain-containing protein gives MLHSYDPVGAELIRLQERSLPELLLFVGDAERGRKSEALDTIIGRGLDAIYPVLEAAVRDNDNADLRNGAMEVLVKIGGEAVPRLNLLLADDDEEIRNFSAVMLGDIGSRDAVEHLIRALADTDSNVSHSAAEALGKIGDRSALVPLLELLKGDFWLQYPAICAIGELRDYRAVPHLLPLLDNELLRGAVVEALGKAGDHRALYALAGILPFVEDELARSVARSMASINNSLNDQESYKNRIAMGSQQEQLRQLLSARGVERLKSMLWESGDPESCQAAAVLLGAMGELSALDGFFGLLNDERNYQVVENAVLCLGRGAEDKLLAALSHDSAAVRLVALRALRWLGIPCAAGELARLLAQDEEAVQLEVLETLQSFPEESLLPQLQHLLAEGSDALAQQAAEVLARHRLGPVLELFDQLAHSPAATSRRRAAMLLGCLKQGGGIENLRLLCQDDEPEVRAELVRSIGRQQVVPAVPLLCRALCDPEEPVREAAVLAAAELGETMLLDELLALLGSGREDLDYCVIRALGDMGARDAGSFLVGYLSNGVSRQLEYAIVETLGKLAYKEASDLILRRYLKHADPDFRRLAVYTLGELADQESLKGVEDAVADPHWSVRIAALRVLGKIGGGRELPLLLKGVNDADAMVRKHAITVLGELRNPVTVPELVALLDDPEVGRQSFEALVAFGRAGLPWLHRLMKKNYKAELRERVIDVIGKIADRRSVDPLLELLDDESEIVRLAVIDALCHCYDSLPLKRLIQVRKDDASLEVRTRAELALKSFGQQEYL, from the coding sequence ATGCTTCATTCTTATGACCCCGTTGGCGCCGAACTGATCCGCTTGCAGGAACGTTCACTACCCGAGCTGCTCCTCTTCGTCGGCGATGCCGAGCGCGGGCGCAAGAGCGAGGCCCTCGACACCATCATCGGCCGCGGCCTGGACGCGATCTACCCCGTTCTGGAGGCGGCGGTGCGCGACAACGACAACGCCGACCTGAGAAACGGCGCCATGGAGGTGCTGGTCAAGATCGGGGGGGAAGCGGTGCCGCGCCTGAACCTGCTTCTTGCCGACGATGACGAGGAGATCCGCAACTTCAGCGCGGTGATGCTGGGCGACATCGGCAGCCGCGACGCGGTGGAGCACCTGATCCGCGCGCTGGCCGACACGGACAGCAACGTGAGCCACTCCGCGGCCGAGGCGCTGGGCAAGATCGGCGACCGCAGCGCGCTGGTACCGCTTCTGGAACTGTTGAAAGGGGATTTCTGGCTGCAGTACCCGGCCATCTGCGCCATCGGCGAGCTGCGGGACTACCGCGCCGTGCCGCACCTTCTGCCGCTGCTCGATAACGAGCTTCTGCGCGGCGCCGTGGTCGAGGCGCTGGGCAAGGCCGGGGATCACCGCGCCCTGTACGCGCTGGCCGGGATTCTCCCTTTCGTGGAAGATGAGCTCGCGCGCAGCGTGGCGCGCTCCATGGCTTCCATCAACAACAGCCTGAACGACCAGGAGAGCTACAAGAACAGGATCGCCATGGGGAGCCAGCAGGAACAGCTGCGCCAGCTCCTCTCCGCGCGCGGCGTGGAAAGGCTCAAGTCGATGCTGTGGGAAAGCGGCGACCCCGAGTCGTGCCAGGCGGCGGCGGTACTGCTGGGGGCGATGGGGGAGCTTTCCGCCCTGGACGGTTTCTTCGGGCTTTTGAACGACGAGCGCAACTACCAGGTGGTCGAGAACGCCGTGCTCTGCCTGGGGAGGGGCGCCGAAGACAAGCTGCTGGCCGCCCTGAGCCACGACAGCGCGGCGGTGCGCCTGGTCGCCCTGCGTGCGCTGCGCTGGCTGGGGATCCCCTGCGCGGCGGGCGAGCTGGCGCGCCTTTTGGCGCAGGACGAGGAGGCGGTGCAGCTCGAGGTGCTGGAGACGCTGCAATCGTTCCCGGAGGAGTCGCTTTTGCCGCAACTGCAGCACCTTCTGGCCGAGGGGAGCGACGCCTTGGCGCAGCAGGCGGCCGAGGTGCTGGCCCGCCACCGTCTCGGGCCCGTGCTGGAGCTTTTCGACCAGTTGGCGCACTCTCCGGCGGCCACGTCGCGGCGCCGGGCCGCCATGCTGCTTGGATGCCTGAAGCAGGGAGGGGGGATCGAGAACCTGCGCCTGCTCTGCCAGGACGACGAGCCCGAGGTGCGGGCGGAACTGGTGCGTTCCATCGGCAGGCAGCAGGTCGTCCCGGCGGTGCCGCTCTTGTGCCGGGCGCTGTGCGACCCCGAGGAGCCGGTGCGCGAGGCGGCGGTTCTCGCCGCGGCGGAACTGGGGGAGACCATGCTCCTGGACGAGCTGCTGGCCCTTCTGGGAAGCGGCCGGGAGGACCTCGACTACTGCGTGATCCGGGCCCTTGGGGACATGGGGGCGCGTGACGCGGGGAGCTTCCTGGTCGGGTACCTTTCCAACGGGGTGTCTCGCCAGCTCGAGTACGCCATCGTGGAAACCCTCGGCAAGCTCGCCTACAAGGAGGCATCGGACCTGATCCTCAGGCGCTACCTGAAACACGCCGATCCCGATTTCAGACGGCTTGCCGTCTACACCCTGGGGGAGTTGGCGGACCAGGAGTCGCTCAAGGGGGTCGAGGACGCGGTGGCCGACCCGCACTGGAGCGTGCGCATCGCGGCGCTGCGCGTGCTGGGCAAGATCGGCGGGGGACGCGAGCTGCCGCTGCTCTTGAAGGGGGTCAACGATGCCGATGCCATGGTGCGCAAGCACGCCATCACCGTGCTCGGGGAGCTGCGTAACCCCGTTACCGTGCCGGAACTGGTGGCGCTGCTCGACGACCCGGAGGTGGGGAGGCAGTCCTTCGAGGCGCTGGTGGCCTTCGGGCGCGCCGGGCTTCCCTGGCTGCACCGTCTCATGAAGAAGAACTACAAGGCCGAGCTGCGCGAGCGGGTGATCGACGTGATCGGGAAGATCGCCGACCGCAGGAGCGTGGACCCCTTGTTGGAGCTCTTGGACGACGAGAGCGAGATCGTCCGGCTCGCCGTCATCGACGCGCTGTGCCACTGCTACGATTCGCTGCCGCTCAAGCGCCTGATCCAGGTCAGAAAGGACGACGCCAGCCTCGAGGTCCGGACCCGGGCGGAGCTGGCCCTGAAGAGTTTCGGGCAGCAGGAATACCTTTGA
- a CDS encoding CheR family methyltransferase, which yields METVGNLACRVETPDPYLERIRERVFQRSRLYFGPRKLSLFRQRLETRLAQLGLADYQSYLDHLERTPAEYASLLDLMTINETFFFRNPDQFGHLRQVVLPELELVRGRELMRSWGESGKDSGEKVMKLRVLCAGCSTGEEPYTVAMTLLEGLRYPKAWDIEIVAGDISKSCLDAARVGYYETDRLQNIPPHLIQKYFAATAGGAFVGEELRSLVRFIPLNLNQLMGGELPPEFVTGWGGFDVVFCRNVMIYFAPSCQQLLVETLSRLLAPGGHLFTGDAEPLHLFSHDLAAVPDASCLVYRKLENTEHASFL from the coding sequence ATGGAAACGGTAGGGAACCTGGCATGCCGGGTCGAAACACCGGACCCGTACCTGGAGCGGATCCGGGAACGGGTCTTCCAGAGGAGCAGGCTCTACTTCGGCCCGCGCAAGCTCTCCCTGTTCAGGCAGCGGCTGGAAACCCGGCTGGCGCAGCTGGGGCTCGCCGACTACCAGTCCTACCTGGACCACCTGGAACGGACCCCGGCCGAGTACGCATCCCTGCTCGACCTGATGACCATCAACGAGACCTTCTTCTTCAGAAACCCGGACCAGTTCGGCCACCTGCGTCAGGTGGTGCTCCCTGAGCTGGAGCTGGTCCGGGGGCGCGAACTGATGCGCTCGTGGGGGGAAAGTGGCAAGGACTCCGGCGAGAAGGTCATGAAGCTGCGCGTTCTGTGCGCCGGCTGTTCCACGGGGGAGGAGCCCTACACCGTCGCCATGACACTATTGGAGGGGCTGCGCTACCCCAAGGCCTGGGACATCGAGATCGTGGCCGGCGACATCAGCAAGAGCTGTCTCGATGCGGCGCGGGTGGGGTACTACGAAACGGACCGGCTCCAGAACATCCCGCCCCACCTGATCCAGAAATACTTCGCGGCCACCGCCGGCGGCGCCTTCGTGGGGGAGGAACTGAGGTCGCTGGTGCGGTTCATCCCGCTCAACCTGAACCAGCTCATGGGGGGGGAGCTTCCCCCGGAGTTCGTCACCGGCTGGGGCGGCTTCGACGTCGTCTTCTGCCGCAACGTCATGATCTACTTCGCACCGAGCTGCCAGCAGCTCCTCGTGGAAACCCTCTCGCGGCTGTTGGCCCCGGGGGGACACCTTTTCACCGGCGACGCCGAGCCGCTGCACCTTTTCAGCCACGACCTCGCCGCTGTCCCCGATGCCAGCTGTCTCGTCTACCGCAAACTGGAGAACACGGAACATGCTTCATTCTTATGA
- a CDS encoding methyl-accepting chemotaxis protein, translated as MLKNVRIGGRLGLGFGIMLLIVVAVGGTGYWGVRESTQTTIAMLQGDAAVSENAAQARAHVIGMRRYEKDLFLNLGDRQHETEYMKKWQDQREELGSHLKELEQVVVLRNEKEGVKTLKEELANYEAGFNKIYQGIEAGRIKTPAQANAAIEPYKAGIHKFESAVNELSEVSHHRMDNQEKVMIDLSRHVTLLVLGSILVSLVVGILVSFLITRSITAPINAAVEVAKTVAQGDLTVAVEVNSKDEVGELLAAMQTMVQNLMTMIGKIRGTSGEVASAAGQISANTQQLTKSAHGQASATEETSATMVQMAASIQTVAGNADSLAANADEVSSSIEELGVSSEQVAKSADVMASAVAETSATIEQMTISIENVATNADELMTSVAETSATIEQITVSIDQVASNSQELQKVVADSSSTIEEMAASIRQVARNVEEADQVAKGAAKEGNAGLEAGQQAVAAMGRVAEVIEKTSDSILTLGRRSEEIGNIVKVIGEIADQTNLLALNAAIEAARAGDAGRGFAVVADEVRKLAERSMGATKEIALVIRQVQADTGESVKFGEIASQEAKNSMELITLAGNSLENIVSSIDRTSTLMSDIARMTAEQSNASSQVLRAVEQMSGASDVVANAAREQATGGRQIRIAVERMNQLTQEVTGSAKEQALGSRQIRIAVENMNQVTSQVTLATREQSLSARQIVAAVNSMTAMTQSVANATAEQKKGGEMVVVAMDNISDITRENLSAVEQLSRAAQNLTQQADEMTALVGTFKVA; from the coding sequence ATGTTAAAGAACGTTCGCATTGGGGGCCGGCTCGGCCTTGGTTTCGGTATCATGCTGCTCATCGTGGTCGCGGTCGGCGGCACCGGCTACTGGGGGGTGAGGGAGAGTACCCAGACCACCATCGCCATGCTGCAGGGGGACGCCGCCGTTTCGGAAAACGCGGCACAGGCGCGGGCTCATGTGATTGGCATGCGCCGCTACGAGAAGGACCTCTTCCTCAATCTCGGCGACCGCCAACACGAGACCGAGTATATGAAAAAGTGGCAAGACCAGCGCGAGGAGCTGGGGAGTCACTTGAAGGAGCTGGAGCAAGTCGTGGTCCTGCGCAACGAGAAGGAAGGGGTCAAGACACTGAAGGAGGAACTCGCCAATTACGAGGCCGGCTTCAACAAGATCTACCAGGGGATCGAGGCGGGGCGCATCAAGACCCCGGCCCAGGCCAACGCCGCCATCGAGCCGTACAAGGCGGGGATTCACAAGTTTGAGAGTGCCGTCAACGAGTTGTCTGAAGTCAGCCACCATCGCATGGACAATCAGGAGAAGGTGATGATCGACCTCTCCCGGCACGTGACGCTCCTGGTCCTGGGCAGCATTCTGGTGAGCCTCGTGGTGGGGATCCTGGTGAGCTTTTTGATCACCCGCAGCATCACCGCTCCCATCAACGCGGCGGTCGAGGTGGCGAAGACCGTCGCCCAGGGCGATCTCACCGTGGCGGTCGAGGTGAACTCGAAGGACGAGGTGGGCGAGCTCCTGGCCGCCATGCAGACCATGGTGCAGAACCTCATGACCATGATCGGCAAGATCCGGGGCACCTCCGGTGAGGTGGCCTCCGCGGCGGGGCAGATCTCCGCCAACACCCAGCAGCTCACCAAGTCGGCGCACGGGCAGGCCTCGGCCACCGAGGAGACCTCGGCCACCATGGTGCAGATGGCGGCCTCCATCCAGACCGTGGCCGGTAACGCCGATTCGCTGGCCGCCAACGCGGACGAGGTTTCCTCCTCCATCGAGGAACTGGGCGTTTCCAGCGAGCAGGTGGCGAAGAGCGCAGACGTGATGGCGAGCGCGGTCGCCGAGACCTCGGCCACCATCGAGCAGATGACCATCTCCATCGAGAACGTCGCGACAAACGCCGACGAGCTGATGACCTCGGTCGCCGAGACCTCCGCGACCATCGAGCAGATCACCGTCTCCATCGACCAGGTGGCGAGCAACTCCCAGGAGCTGCAGAAGGTGGTGGCGGATTCCTCCTCCACCATCGAGGAGATGGCTGCCTCGATCCGGCAGGTGGCGAGGAACGTCGAGGAGGCGGACCAGGTGGCCAAGGGGGCGGCCAAGGAGGGGAACGCCGGCCTCGAGGCGGGGCAGCAGGCGGTCGCCGCCATGGGACGCGTGGCCGAGGTGATCGAGAAGACCTCGGACTCGATCCTCACCCTGGGGCGGCGCTCCGAGGAGATCGGCAACATCGTCAAGGTGATCGGCGAGATCGCCGACCAGACCAACCTCCTGGCCCTGAACGCCGCCATCGAGGCGGCGCGCGCCGGTGACGCCGGGCGCGGCTTCGCCGTGGTGGCGGACGAGGTGAGAAAGCTCGCCGAGCGCAGCATGGGGGCCACCAAGGAGATCGCCCTGGTGATCCGCCAGGTGCAGGCCGACACCGGCGAGTCGGTGAAGTTCGGCGAGATCGCCTCGCAGGAGGCGAAGAATTCCATGGAGCTGATCACCCTGGCGGGGAACTCGCTGGAGAACATCGTCTCCAGCATCGATCGCACCAGCACCCTCATGTCCGACATCGCCCGCATGACCGCCGAGCAGTCCAACGCCTCCAGCCAAGTGCTCAGGGCGGTGGAGCAGATGAGCGGGGCCTCCGACGTGGTGGCCAACGCCGCCCGCGAGCAGGCGACCGGCGGCAGGCAGATCAGGATCGCCGTGGAGCGGATGAACCAGCTGACCCAGGAGGTGACCGGCTCCGCCAAGGAGCAGGCACTGGGGAGCCGCCAGATCCGCATCGCGGTGGAGAACATGAACCAGGTGACCAGCCAGGTGACCCTGGCCACCCGGGAGCAGTCCCTCTCCGCGCGCCAGATCGTGGCCGCGGTGAACAGCATGACCGCCATGACCCAGTCGGTGGCCAACGCCACCGCCGAACAGAAGAAGGGGGGCGAGATGGTGGTGGTCGCCATGGACAACATCAGCGACATCACGAGGGAAAACCTCTCCGCCGTCGAGCAGCTCTCGCGCGCGGCGCAGAACCTGACCCAGCAGGCCGACGAGATGACGGCGCTGGTAGGGACCTTCAAGGTGGCCTGA
- a CDS encoding chemotaxis protein CheW, translating into MAEQFILPSSGLAEDVLARFIEQAQEEVDRGTVLNSAAQGGGTLQLVTFRLGKEEYGVDINSVQEIIRGGGITEVPGAPSHVEGVINLRGKIIPVVNLRRRFARPDIEANEEQRIVVVELGEKRLGMLVDSVRQVIQFSTSLVEEMPEDATTPEASYIRGMAKLDTRLVIILNLNRALLL; encoded by the coding sequence ATGGCAGAGCAATTTATCCTCCCCAGCTCCGGGCTCGCCGAAGACGTGCTGGCCCGGTTCATCGAACAGGCCCAGGAGGAGGTGGACCGGGGTACGGTGCTGAACTCCGCCGCCCAGGGGGGCGGGACGCTGCAACTGGTCACCTTCCGGCTGGGCAAGGAGGAGTATGGCGTCGACATCAACAGCGTCCAGGAGATCATCCGCGGGGGCGGCATCACCGAGGTCCCCGGTGCCCCCTCCCACGTCGAGGGGGTCATCAACCTGCGCGGCAAGATCATCCCGGTAGTGAACCTGCGCCGGCGTTTTGCCCGCCCCGACATCGAGGCAAACGAGGAACAGCGCATCGTGGTGGTGGAACTGGGCGAGAAGCGCCTGGGGATGCTGGTCGATTCGGTGCGCCAGGTGATCCAGTTCTCGACCAGCCTCGTGGAGGAGATGCCCGAGGACGCCACCACCCCCGAGGCGAGCTACATCCGGGGCATGGCGAAGCTCGACACCCGCCTGGTCATCATCTTGAACCTCAACCGCGCACTGCTGCTCTAG
- a CDS encoding chemotaxis protein CheA, producing the protein MSGECDFTALIGDFVEDAGGHLDAVEGFLLELERRAPDGCDGELVTLIQGHLHTLKGNSGMMGLVPLQQYVHRLEEVMKETGAGVLALGPALFGALYGGINALRSALFRFAESPDTGLDFAVEESALEALRAAPEAATRPAPEPATEPAAATANAPAAAQTAPATATATTAAPAADPVPSRSATPAQFGYITQKSSTLKVNFEKLDELLNLMGELVIQRTALATLEKRLREQVTDRELLNAFNETSQLIGKSTDDLRQSIMKVRMLPVKSVFQRFQRLVRDLSVSHGKEVRLLLTGEDTELDKTVLDEIGEPLLHLIRNAVDHGLETPAERRARGKQAAGTLTLGARHESNHIVISVSDDGGGMDPEEIRKKAVARGVLEPEAARAMSEAELLQLVFVPGFSTRSEVTETSGRGIGLDVVKKIVSSLNGIIEIESKVGRGTTFTMMLPLTLAIITALMVEVAGETYAVPLSGVLESVQVQAEECHDTGSGEVIMLRDRVLPLYRLDRFFGRESAEQREQEYVVVVASGDKKGGLVVDRLVGQQEIVIKGLDDYLGELPGISGGTVLGDGRVSLIIDIPSILGR; encoded by the coding sequence TTGAGCGGTGAGTGCGATTTCACGGCCCTGATCGGAGACTTCGTCGAGGACGCCGGCGGGCACCTGGACGCGGTGGAAGGATTTCTCCTCGAACTGGAGCGGCGCGCTCCCGACGGCTGCGACGGCGAACTGGTCACCCTGATCCAGGGGCACCTGCATACCCTCAAGGGAAACTCCGGCATGATGGGGCTTGTCCCGCTGCAGCAGTACGTGCACCGGCTGGAAGAGGTGATGAAGGAGACCGGCGCCGGCGTGCTCGCGCTGGGCCCCGCCCTCTTCGGCGCCCTCTACGGCGGCATCAACGCGCTCCGTTCCGCCCTGTTTCGCTTCGCCGAGTCTCCTGACACCGGGCTCGACTTCGCCGTCGAAGAGAGCGCCCTCGAAGCGCTGCGGGCCGCACCTGAGGCCGCGACCCGCCCCGCGCCGGAACCCGCAACCGAACCCGCAGCCGCCACGGCAAACGCACCCGCAGCCGCACAGACCGCACCGGCAACGGCGACCGCAACCACCGCCGCACCGGCCGCCGACCCCGTCCCTTCCCGCTCCGCCACCCCGGCGCAGTTCGGCTACATCACCCAGAAAAGCAGCACCTTGAAGGTGAACTTCGAGAAGCTGGACGAACTTTTGAACCTCATGGGGGAGCTGGTCATCCAGCGCACCGCCCTCGCCACCCTCGAAAAGCGTCTGCGCGAGCAGGTGACCGACCGGGAGCTCCTGAACGCCTTCAACGAGACCAGCCAGCTGATCGGCAAGAGCACCGACGATCTGCGCCAGTCCATCATGAAGGTGCGCATGCTCCCGGTGAAGAGCGTGTTCCAGCGCTTCCAGCGCCTGGTACGCGACCTCTCGGTCAGCCACGGCAAGGAGGTGCGCCTGCTCCTAACCGGGGAGGATACCGAGCTGGACAAGACGGTCCTGGACGAGATCGGGGAGCCCCTGTTGCACCTGATCAGAAACGCCGTGGACCACGGCCTGGAGACCCCCGCTGAACGGCGCGCCCGCGGCAAGCAGGCTGCCGGCACCCTGACGCTCGGGGCGCGCCACGAGAGCAACCACATCGTCATCTCCGTTTCCGACGACGGCGGCGGCATGGACCCGGAGGAGATCCGGAAAAAGGCCGTCGCCCGCGGCGTGCTGGAGCCGGAAGCGGCCCGGGCCATGAGCGAGGCGGAGCTTTTGCAACTGGTCTTCGTCCCCGGCTTCTCGACCAGGAGCGAGGTGACCGAGACCTCCGGCCGCGGCATCGGGCTCGACGTGGTGAAGAAGATTGTCTCCTCCTTGAACGGCATCATCGAGATCGAGTCGAAGGTCGGGCGCGGCACCACCTTCACCATGATGCTCCCCCTGACCCTGGCCATCATCACCGCGCTGATGGTGGAGGTGGCGGGCGAGACCTACGCGGTGCCGCTCTCCGGAGTGCTGGAGAGCGTCCAGGTGCAGGCGGAGGAGTGCCACGACACCGGCAGCGGCGAGGTGATCATGCTGCGCGACCGGGTGCTCCCCCTGTACCGGCTGGACCGCTTCTTCGGCCGGGAGAGCGCCGAGCAGCGGGAGCAGGAGTACGTGGTGGTGGTCGCCAGCGGCGACAAGAAGGGGGGACTCGTGGTGGACCGGCTGGTCGGCCAGCAGGAGATCGTCATCAAGGGACTGGACGACTACCTGGGCGAGCTGCCCGGGATCTCCGGCGGCACCGTGCTCGGCGACGGCAGGGTCTCGCTCATCATCGACATACCTTCGATACTGGGGCGCTGA
- a CDS encoding response regulator produces the protein MMLNKVLVVDDSALIHQMYHLVLARYRCQVLDAKNGQEALDILAQQDDVQLVLLDINMPVMNGVQFLEKAAALGITERVPVVIVSTEGKEADTVQGLKLGANGYLTKPFTPSQLHEVIVKVLQASETCVEQVKETALER, from the coding sequence ATGATGTTGAACAAGGTTCTCGTAGTCGACGATTCGGCGCTGATCCACCAGATGTACCACCTGGTCCTGGCGCGCTACCGGTGCCAGGTGCTCGACGCCAAAAACGGGCAGGAGGCCCTTGACATCCTGGCGCAGCAGGACGACGTGCAGCTCGTGCTTTTGGACATCAACATGCCGGTGATGAACGGGGTGCAGTTTCTGGAGAAGGCCGCGGCGCTGGGGATTACCGAGCGGGTCCCGGTGGTCATCGTCAGCACCGAGGGGAAGGAGGCCGACACCGTGCAGGGGCTCAAGCTGGGCGCGAACGGTTACCTGACCAAGCCCTTCACCCCGAGCCAACTGCACGAGGTGATCGTAAAGGTACTGCAGGCGAGCGAGACCTGCGTGGAGCAGGTCAAGGAGACGGCCCTTGAGCGGTGA
- a CDS encoding response regulator, with protein MLKKVLVVDDSEMIHKMYRLVLNRYNCEILDAMDGQQALDLLERHQDVQLILLDINMPVMNGVQFLEKAGALGYTRRIPVVIISTEGKESDTIRGLQLGAKGYVKKPFNPTLLHELIDKLLTSGAVADLDQRRCANIL; from the coding sequence ATGCTTAAGAAGGTGCTGGTAGTCGATGATTCGGAAATGATCCACAAGATGTACCGCCTGGTTTTGAACCGCTATAACTGCGAGATTCTCGACGCCATGGACGGGCAGCAGGCGCTCGACCTTCTGGAGAGGCACCAGGACGTCCAGCTCATCCTGCTCGACATCAACATGCCGGTGATGAACGGTGTGCAGTTTCTGGAGAAGGCCGGCGCGCTCGGCTACACCCGCAGGATTCCGGTCGTCATCATCAGCACCGAAGGCAAGGAGAGCGATACCATCCGCGGCCTGCAGTTGGGCGCGAAGGGATACGTCAAGAAGCCCTTCAACCCCACCCTGCTGCACGAGCTGATCGATAAGCTGCTCACCTCCGGCGCCGTCGCCGACCTCGACCAGCGCCGCTGCGCCAATATCCTGTAA